One part of the Muntiacus reevesi chromosome 18, mMunRee1.1, whole genome shotgun sequence genome encodes these proteins:
- the LOC136149743 gene encoding serotonin N-acetyltransferase, whose protein sequence is MSTLSVHCLKPSALHLLSGIPGSPGRQRRHTLPANEFRCLTPEDAAGVFEIEREAFISVSGNCPLNLDEVRHFLTLCPELSLGWFVEGRLVAFIIGSLWDEERLTQESLTLHRPGGRTAHLHVLAVHRNFRGQGKGSVLLWRYLHHVGGQPAVRRAALMCEDALVPFYQRFGFHPVGPCAIVVGSLTFTEMHCSLRGHAALRRNSDR, encoded by the exons ATGTCCACGCTGAGCGTCCACTGCCTGAAGCCCTCGGCTCTGCACCTGCTGTCTGGGATCCCAGGGTCCCCAGGCCGCCAGCGGCGCCACACGCTCCCCGCCAACGAGTTTCGCTGCCTCACCCCAGAGGACGCTGCCGGCGTGTTTGAGATTGAGCGAGAGG CCTTCATCTCTGTCTCCGGCAACTGCCCCCTGAATCTGGATGAGGTCCGGCACTTCCTGACCCTGTGTCCCGAGCTGTCCCTGGGCTGGTTCGTGGAGGGCCGCCTCGTGGCCTTCATCATCGGCTCCCTGTGGGACGAGGAGAGACTTACTCAG GAGTCGCTGACGCTGCACAGGCCCGGGGGGCGCACTGCCCACCTGCACGTGCTGGCCGTGCACCGCAACTTCCGGGGGCAGGGCAAGGGCTCCGTCCTGCTCTGGCGCTACCTGCACCACGTGGGCGGCCAGCCGGCCGTGCGCCGGGCTGCGCTCATGTGCGAGGACGCGCTGGTGCCCTTCTACCAGAGGTTCGGCTTCCATCCCGTGGGCCCATGTGCCATCGTCGTGGGCTCGCTGACCTTCACGGAGATGCACTGCTCCCTGCGGGGCCACGCTGCCCTGCGCCGGAACAGTGACCGCTGA
- the LOC136149552 gene encoding serotonin N-acetyltransferase-like: MSTLSVHCLKPSALHLLSGIPGSPGRQRRHTLPANEFRCLTPEDAAGVFEIEREAFVSVSGNCPLNLDEVRYFLTLCPELSLGWFVEGRLVAFIIGSLWDEERLTQESLTLHRPGGCTAHLHVLAVHRTFRGQGKGSVLLWRYLHHVGGQLAVRRAALMCEDVLVPFYQRFDFHPAGPCAIVVGSLTFTEMHCSLRGHAALRRNSDP, encoded by the exons ATGTCCACGCTGAGCGTCCACTGCCTGAAGCCCTCGGCTCTGCACCTGCTGTCTGGGATCCCAGGGTCCCCAGGCCGCCAGCGGCGCCACACGCTCCCCGCCAACGAGTTTCGCTGCCTCACCCCAGAGGACGCTGCCGGCGTGTTTGAGATTGAGCGAGAGG CCTTCGTCTCTGTCTCCGGCAACTGCCCCCTGAATCTGGATGAGGTCCGGTACTTCCTGACCCTGTGTCCCGAGCTGTCCCTGGGCTGGTTCGTGGAGGGCCGCCTCGTGGCCTTCATCATCGGCTCCCTGTGGGACGAGGAGAGACTTACTCAG GAGTCGCTGACGCTGCACAGGCCCGGGGGGTGCACCGCCCACCTGCACGTGCTGGCCGTGCACCGCACCTTCCGGGGGCAGGGCAAGGGCTCCGTCCTGCTCTGGCGCTACCTGCACCACGTGGGCGGCCAGCTGGCCGTGCGCCGGGCCGCGCTCATGTGCGAGGACGTGCTGGTGCCCTTCTACCAGAGGTTCGACTTCCATCCCGCGGGCCCATGTGCCATCGTCGTGGGCTCGCTGACCTTCACGGAGATGCACTGCTCCCTGCGGGGCCACGCCGCCCTGCGCCGGAACAGTGACCCCTGA
- the RHBDF2 gene encoding inactive rhomboid protein 2 encodes MASDDKNGERVSSVSSSRLQSRKPPNLSITIPPPETPAPSEQASMLPQEPGGQRPRNPALLKSVSLQEPRGRWQEGSPEKRPGFRRQASLSQSIRKGAAQWFGVSGDWELKRQHWQRRSLHHCSVRYGRLKASCQRDLELPSQEVPSFQDTESPKPCKMPKIVDPLARGRAFRHPDEVDRPHAPHPPLTPGVLSLTSFTSVRSGYSHLPRRKRISVAHMSFQAAAALLKGRSVLEAAGQRSRVVKCSFAYPSSLEEDVVDGAETFDSSFFSKEEMSSMPDDVFESPPLSASYFRGIPHSASPVSPEQVPLKESSRAPAPPTKRGKRIASKVKHFAFDRKKRHYGLGVVGAWLNRTYRRSISSTVQRQLESFDSHRPYFTYWLTFVHIIITLLVIGTYGIAPVGFAQHITTQLVLRNKGVYESVKYIQQENFWIGPSSIDLIHLGAKFSPCIRKDQQIEQLVLRERDLERDSGCCVQNDRSGCIQTQRKDCSETLATFVKWQDDTGPPMDKSDLGQKRTSGAVCNQDPRTCEEPASSGAHIWPDDITKWPICTEQAESNRSGFPHMDCQIRGRPCCIGTKGSCEITTREYCEFMHGYFHEKATLCSQVHCLDKVCGLLPFLNPEVPDQFYRLWLSLFLHAGVVHCLVSVIFQMTILRDLEKLAGWHRISIIFILSGITGNLASALFLPYRAEVGPAGSQFGLLACLFVELFQSWQLLERPWKAFLNLSAIVLFLFICGLLPWIDNIAHIFGFLSGLLLAFAFLPYITFGTSDKYRKRALILVSLVVFAGLFASLVIWLYVYPIHWPWVEYLTCFPFTSRFCEKYELDQVLH; translated from the exons ATGGCCTCCGATGACAAGAATGGCGAGAGGGTCTCCTCGGTGTCCAGCAGCCGCCTGCAGAGCCGAAAGCCGCCcaacctgtccatcaccatccctCCGCCCGAGACCCCGGCCCCCAGCGAGCAGGCCAGCATGCTGCCCCAG GAACCCGGAGGGCAGAGGCCCAGGAACCCGGCCCTCCTGAAGAGCGTCAGCCTCCAGGAGCCGCGAGGGCGATGGCAGGAGGGCAGCCCAGAGAAGCGCCCTGGCTTCCgccgccaagcctccctgtcccagAGCATCCGCAA GGGCGCGGCCCAGTGGTTCGGGGTCAGCGGAGACTGGGAGCTGAAGCGGCAGCACTGGCAGCGCCGGAGCCTTCACCACTGCAGCGTGCGCTACGGCCGGCTCAAGGCCTCGTGCCAGCGGGACCTGGAGCTCCCCAGCCAGGAGGTGCCCTCCTTCCAGGACACCGAGTCTCCAAAGCCCTGCAAGATGCCCAAG atCGTGGACCCCCTGGCCCGAGGACGGGCATTCCGCCACCCGGACGAGGTGGACCGGCCCCACGCCCCGCACCCACCGCTGACCCCCGGGGTCCTTTCCCTCACCTCCTTCACCAGCGTCCGCTCTGGCTATTCCCACCTGCCCCGCCGCAAGAGGATCTCTGTGGCCCACATGAGCTTTCAAGCTGCCGCAGCCTTGCTTAAG GGGCGCTCGGTGCTGGAGGCCGCGGGACAGCGGAGCCGGGTGGTGAAGTGCAGCTTTGCCTACCCCAGCTCTCTGGAGGAGGACGTGGTCGACGGGGCGGAGACATTCGACTCCTCGTTTTTTAGTAAG gaagaAATGAGCTCCATGCCCGACGACGTGTTTGAGTCGCCCCCACTCTCCGCCAGCTACTTCCGGGGGATTCCGCACTCGGCTTCCCCTGTCTCCCCCGAGCAGGTCCCCCT GAAGGAGTCCAGCCGAGCCCCGGCGCCCCCCACCAAACGCGGCAAGCGCATCGCCTCCAAGGTGAAGCACTTTGCTTTCGACCGGAAGAAGCGGCATTATGGGCTGGGCGTGGTGGGTGCCTGGCTGAACCGCACCTACCGCCGCAGCATCAGCAGCACTGTGCAGCGGCAGCTGGAGAGCTTCGACAGCCACCG GCCCTACTTCACCTACTGGCTGACCTTTGTCCACATCATCATCACGCTACTGGTGATTGGCACGTACGGCATTGCGCCTGTGGGCTTTGCCCAGCACATCACCACCCAGCTG gtgCTCAGGAACAAAGGCGTGTATGAGAGCGTGAAGTACATCCAGCAGGAGAACTTCTGGATCGGCCCCAGCTCG atcGACTTGATCCACCTGGGAGCCAAGTTCTCACCTTGCATCCGGAAGGACCAACAGATCGAGCAGCTCGTGCTGCGGGAACGAGACCTGGAGCGGGACTCAGGCTGCTGTGTCCAAAACGACCGTTCGGGCTGCATCCAGACCCAGAGGAAGGACTGCTCG gAGACTCTGGCCACTTTCGTCAAGTGGCAGGATGATACGGGCCCCCCCATGGACAAGTCTGATCTGGGCCAGAAGCGGACTTCTGGGGCCGTGTGCAACCAGGACCCCAG AACCTGCGAGGAGCCGGCCTCCAGCGGTGCCCACATCTGGCCCGACGACATCACCAAGTGGCCG ATCTGCACGGAGCAGGCCGAGAGTAACCGCTCGGGCTTCCCGCACATGGACTGCCAGATCCGGGGCCGCCCCTGCTGCATCGGCACTAAGGGCAG CTGTGAGATCACCACGCGGGAGTACTGTGAGTTCATGCACGGCTATTTCCACGAGAAGGCCACGCTCTGCTCCCAG GTGCACTGCTTGGACAAGGTGTGTGGACTGCTGCCCTTCCTCAACCCCGAGGTCCCCGATCAGTTCTACAGGCTCTGGCTGTCTCTGTTCCTCCACGCTGG CGTGGTCCACTGCCTTGTGTCTGTGATTTTCCAAATGACCATCCTGCGTGACCTGGagaagctggctggctggcaccgCATCTCCATTATCTTCATCCTCAGCGGCATCACCGGCAACCTCGCCAGCGCCCTCTTCCTCCCATACCGGGCAGAG GTGGGCCCTGCAGGGTCGCAGTTCGGCCTCCTGGCCTGCCTCTTTGTGGAGCTCTTCCAGAGCTGGCAGCTGCTGGAGCGGCCCTGGAAGGCCTTCCTGAACCTGTCCGCCATCGTGCTCTTCCTCTTCATCTGCGGCCTCCTGCCCTGGATCGACAACATCGCCCACATCTTTGGCTTCCTCAGCGGCCTGCTGCTGGCCTTCGCCTTCCTGCCCTACATCACCTTCGGCACGAGCGACAAGTACCGCAAGCGCGCCCTCATCCTGGTGTCGCTGGTGGTCTTCGCCGGCCTCTTCGCCTCGCTGGTCATCTGGCTGTATGTCTACCCCATCCACTGGCCCTGGGTCGAGTACCTCACCTGCTTCCCTTTCACCAGCCGCTTCTGCGAGAAGTACGAGCTGGACCAGGTGCTACACTGA